In the genome of Pseudomonas sp. LBUM920, one region contains:
- a CDS encoding class II aldolase and adducin N-terminal domain-containing protein: MALSLEEQARIDLAATFRIIAHLGMHEAVANHFSAAVSADGKQFLLNPKWKHFSRIRASDLLLLNADDPACADHPNVDATAWSIHGQIHRLLPQTRAVLHLHPVYTTAVACLATPHIPAIDQNTARYFNRVAVDELYGGMADTEAEGARLAALLDGKSRLLMGNHGVMVTAASIGEAFDDIWTLERACQILVTAWSTGQPLRVLSDDVAEKTARGWEGIADFSRQHFEEMKQLMIDADPSVLD, encoded by the coding sequence ATGGCGTTATCCCTTGAAGAACAGGCGCGCATCGACCTGGCGGCAACCTTTCGCATCATTGCCCACTTGGGCATGCACGAGGCGGTAGCCAACCATTTCAGCGCGGCGGTATCGGCCGACGGCAAACAGTTTTTGCTTAACCCGAAGTGGAAGCATTTTTCGCGCATTCGCGCCAGCGACCTGTTGCTGTTGAACGCCGACGACCCGGCCTGCGCCGACCACCCGAATGTGGACGCCACCGCCTGGTCGATCCACGGGCAGATCCACCGACTGCTGCCGCAAACCCGCGCCGTGCTGCACCTGCACCCGGTCTACACCACGGCGGTGGCGTGCCTGGCCACACCGCACATTCCGGCGATTGACCAGAACACCGCGCGCTATTTCAACCGCGTGGCCGTGGACGAACTGTACGGCGGCATGGCTGACACCGAAGCCGAAGGCGCGCGCCTGGCCGCGCTGCTCGACGGCAAGAGCCGCCTGCTGATGGGCAACCATGGCGTGATGGTCACGGCGGCGTCCATTGGTGAGGCCTTTGACGATATCTGGACCCTGGAGCGTGCCTGCCAGATCCTGGTGACGGCGTGGTCCACCGGGCAGCCGCTGCGGGTGTTGTCGGATGACGTGGCGGAGAAAACCGCACGCGGCTGGGAAGGTATCGCGGACTTTTCGCGGCAGCACTTTGAAGAAATGAAGCAGTTGATGATCGACGCCGATCCTTCGGTGCTCGACTGA